The nucleotide sequence ATTCTTCTGAAATCATGATATAATGATAAAGAAGGAATGGATTCCATTTTTTATTATCACAAGGAGAATATCATGAAACTGATCGAGCGTGCATCTTATATGGATTTCCTGCAGCGCAATCGTGAGCGTCCTATCATCAAGGTGGTATCGGGCGTGCGCCGCTGCGGCAAATCCACGTTGTTTTCCCTCTACCAGCATCATTTGCTGCAAGACGGCGTGACAGAAGAGCAGATTCACGTCATCAACTTCGAGAATCTGGAATTTGAAGACCTGCAGGAGTATCATGCTCTGTACCGCTATGTATGCGAAAGGCTCGTGCCGGGAAAGTGGAATTACGTCTTTCTCGATGAGATACAACATGTGCCGCAGTTTGAAAAGGCCGTGGACAGTCTCTTCATCAAGGAAAAAGTGGATATCTATATCACGGGATCGAACGCTTATTTCATGTCGAGCGATCTGGCCACCTTGCTTTCCGGCCGCTATGTGGAGCTTCGTATGCTTCCTTTGTCCTTTCGGGAATTCTGCAGCCGCGAGATGCTGCAAGAAAGATTCAGTCTGCGGGAGCTGTACGAAAAGTATACGAGAGAAAGTTCCTTTCCCTATGCCATGCAGCTTGACGGACGAGAGAAGGATATCAACGAGTACATGCAAGGCATATACAGCACGATTCTTTTGAAAGATATCGTGGCGCGTCTGCGCATTGCTGACGCCAAGATGCTCGAAAGCGTTACGAAGTATCTCTTCCTTCATGTAGGAAGTCTGCTTTCTCCCAAGAAGATAGCGGATTCTATGACGAGTGCGGGAAGAAAGATCGACGCCAAGACGGTGGAGCGATACTTGCAGGGCTTGCAGGACGGACTTCTCGTCTATCAAGCTGATCGCTTCAACCTTGTCGGCAAGGAAGTGCTGCGCATCAATTCAAAATACTATGTGGTCGACGTTGCCATGCGCTTTTTCCTCATCGGCAGGAAGGGGCAGGATACGGGGCATGTACTGGAAAATATCGTCTATTTGGAGCTTCTGCGGCGTGGTTATCGCGTCTACGTCGGTGCTCTGCCGAGCGGCGAAGTCGACTTCGTAGTGCAGAATGAAAAAGGTCATGTCTACATCCAAGTGGCAGAATCGACCCAGCAGCCGGAGGTTCTGGAACGTGAGTTGAAATCCTTGCGATCGATCAAGGATAATTACCCGAAATATCTTCTTACCTTGGACGAAGTGAATGCGACGGCGGATTACGACGGCATAAAGAAGAGGAATGTCCTGCGCTGGTTATTGGAAGAGGAATGAAATAGGGCTGTGCTGACATCTCCACGACGTCGGCACAGCCCTATTTGCTGGACGATTCTTCCCTATATCCCGATTTTGTGCATATCCCGCGCCTGCTGCATCTTTCCCGCCAAGTCTTCGAGCGCGGTTCCTGAAGAAGCTTCGACGGCGGCGAGGACGACGCCCTCGACGAGCGGGGCGTCGATGAGTTTGAGGCGGCGGTCTGACATGGATTCGAGAACCATTTCCGCCGTCATGACGGCGCTTCCCATATCCATGAAGAGGGCGACGCCGTCGTCCGTATAGGCCTTGTCGATAGCGGCGGCGATCTTCTCATAGCTTGTGCCCAGACTGCCGTCCTCCATGCCCCCGGCGGCGACGATCGTTACATCGCGTGCCATCATTTTGGCGACTTCGGCGACGCCTTCCGCAAGTTTTTCGCTATGGGAAACAACGACGATGCTGAACATGATGCCCGCCCCCTTACATGGCGTCTGCCATGGCACGCAGCATGAAGGAGGAGGATACGGCGCCCGGATCTCTGTGGCCGAGACTGCGCTCGCCGAGGTAACTCGCGCGTCCCTTGGTGGCGACGAGATCCTTCGTGCGCTCCGCGCCCTTTTCAGCGGCGACAGCGGCGGCTTCCAAGGCCTCCTTGAGTGTCTTCTTCGCTTCTACGGCTTCACGCATGGCACGTTCGGCAGGGCAAAGGGCGTCGAGCATGGTCTTTTCCCCGATGGTCGATTTGCCGCGCATCTTTATGCCCGCGACGGAGGCGGAAAATGCTGCGAGAAAGTCTTCGGCGGAAAGCTCCATCTTTCCCTTGAGCGCGTCGCCCGCCTTCATGAAAGCCGTGCCGTAGAGAGGGCCCGAAGCTCCGCCGACGCTCGATACGACGGCCATGCCGATGCCCTTGAATATGGCGCCGCTGTCCTTTCCGATGAGCGAAGGAAGCTTTTCCATCACGGTTTTTGCACCGCGCGCCATATTGATGCCGTGATCTCCATCGCCGATGGCGCTGTCCAGCTCGGTCAGGACATCCTTTTCCGCTTCGATTTTTTCAGAGATCGCTTTCATGATTTCAAGCAGCTTTTTCGTATCCATACATTGCCCCTTCATTCTTTGTTCCGTCCCGTTTCAAAGAGTTTTTTCCCGTTTATTTTTTCCAGGCAAGCGTATCGGCTTTGGCGTCGTAAAGGCGCTTCATATCCTCGTCAAGACGCAGGAGCGTCAGAGAGAATCCCGCCATCTCGATGGCTGTCATATAGTTGCCGACCATCGTGTCGTATACCTTGACGCCTTTTTCCTTCAAGTAGTCCTGCACGAAGCTGTTGATGATGTAAAGCTCCATCAAGGGGGTTGCACCCATGCCGTTGACGAGGACGACGACCTCCTTGCCGGAGTAGTCGAGGTCGGCAAGAATAGTATCAAGGAGTCTCTTCGCCGCTTCGTTGGCCGAGAGCATCTTCTCGCGGCTCGTGCCCGGCTCGCCATGGATGCCGATGCCGATCTCGACTTCGTCTTCTGCGAGCGTGAATCCGTGCTTTCCGGCAGCGGGAACGGTGCATGGGGCGATCGCCATGCCCATCGAGCGGACGTTCTTGATGACGCTTTCGGCGCACGCTTTGACCTCGGCGAGGGAGGCGCCCTCTTCGGCACGTGCCCCTGCGATCTTATGGACAAAGATCGTTCCGGCGACGCCGCGCCTGCCCGTCGTATAGAGGCTGTCCTTGACGGCGACATCATCGTTGACGATGACGTAGTCGGCGTTGACGCTTTCATCCTTCGCCATGTCAATCGCCATTTCGAAGTTCAGGACATCGCCCGTATAATTCTTGACGATCGCGAGGACTCCCGCATCTGTGGCGACGGCCTTGATTCCTTCATAAATCTGATCGGGCGTCGGCGAGGTGAATACGGATCAGCGATGGTGACGGAGGTGAAGCTCGTTTTCCAGAAAGTCGGTCAGTTCGTCGGAAGTGATCGAATCCGTGACGATCGTTGACTTTGGATAGTCGGGCGCTAGGATGGCCGCCATCATGGCGATGAGCGCATTGCGGTTGATTTCCTCGCCCGTGGGCAGGACGGCGCTCATGCGGTCGACATCGGTATCAAAGATCAGGCCGAGATCGGCGTGATTTTCGAGGACGGCTTCACAGATGGCGGCCATCGCTTCGCGGTTTTCGGGGTTCGGGATATGGTTTGGGAACATGCCGTCCGGCTCTAAGTAGCGGCTGCCCGTAGTGTCTGCTCCCAGCGGGGCGAGCACCTTCGTGGCAAAGAAGCCGCCGCTGCCGTTGCCGGCGTCGACTGCGATGCGCATGCCGGCAAGAGGTTTCTCCTCGGGCGCGGCGGAAATCCCCTCGCAAATCTTCTTCTGCAGATGGTCGACATAGACGGAGATGAGGTCAAACTTCTCGGCTTCTTTTTCGTCTCCTTGGACCAGGGGATTCTTCGAGGCATAGGAAAGAACCTTCTTGATGTCGCTCGCTTCGAGTCCGCCTTTCTCCGTGAAGAATTTCATGCCGTTTCGGTTGTAGGGCAGATGGCTCGCCGTGATCATGATGGAGCCGTCGGCCCTTGTCTCATCGAAGAGGATGGACATGAACATCGCGGGCGTGGAAGAAAGGCCGCAGTCGAGCGCTCGGACGCCGCGGGAAAGAAGAGCGGCGAGTATGGCACGCTTCAAGCAGGGAGCGGAAATGCGCGAGTCGTGTCCGACGGCGATCGTCATTTCCTGCGCTTTCCTGCCGATCTTCTCTTCAAGGAAATTTACGAAGCCGTTCGCGATGCGGCCTGCAACTTCTTCCGTCAGATTGACGGACTCGTCGGCGACGCCGGATACGGCAACGCCGCGCACGTCGCTGCCGTTCTGCAATTTTATCCATTGTTTTTCCGCAATCATGGCAATCCCCCCATGGTGCATTCCATTTTCTTCAGGGTATATTATACCATATTTTTGGAATAATTTGCGTTTTTTATTCTGTCATTTATCATTCGTACCAAAAAATTCTTCTTCGGCCGCTATGCAAAGAGCATGATAAATCGGCAGATGAAGTTCCTGTATGCGGTACGTTTCCTTGTCGGGAACGGCGAGGAGAATGTCGGTCAGAGCGCGCAGCTTGCCGCCGCCCATGCCCGTCAGAGAGATGACGGAGATGCCGAAAGCGCGCGCGACCTGCGCGGCATAGAGAACATTCTGCGAATTGCCCGACGTGCTGATGGCGAGAAGGACGTCGCCTTCCCTGCCAAGACCGAATACCTGCTGGGCGAAGACGAGGTCGGGCGCCTGGTCGTTGGCAAACGCCGTGCCGAGGGCAATTTGGTTGACGAGGGAAAGAGCGGGCAGGGCTTCCTGCAGGTTCTCGATGAGGTACGCTGCATCTTCGGGGCAGGCGTCCATGAGCTTCTGCCTCTTGTCCTCGCCTAAGCGGCGCGGCAGAAGGAAGCCCTTCATCAGCTCTCCCGTGATGTGTTCGGCGTCGGCTGCGCTGCCGCCGTTGCCGCAGATGAGCAGTTTGCCGCCTTTTCTGTAGCAGTTGACAATCGTTTCGACAGCGGCTTTCAGCGGTTCTTCCATGGGAGCGAGCACAGGATAGCGCTCAATCAGATGGTCGATCGTGGCGAGTGTCGTTTCTTTGGCCATGTTTAGACCCCTTCTCTATGCGTTTTTCTTCTTGTGGAAATGCTTCCAGCCGATTCGTGCAAGGAAAACGATGGCGACGAGCAGGGCGATTCTCCAAGCGGCCTTGAAAATATTGTCGCTCACGCTTTCTGTCGCGTCCGCCGCCTTGTCCTCACTGTCGTCTCGTGCCGCCTCCTGATAGCGCTTCGTCGGCGTAGGGCAAGACGCTGCGTGTGCGACGGAGACCGTGGAAATACATGCTGTGTTTGCGCCCGCAACAAAGATAGGAGCCATGCCGCCGGCAAAAGCTCCCATCATGAGTGCAGCAATGATTTTTTTTCGGGAAGGAATAAAATGCATGATTCTCTCTTCTTTTCTAAGGGAGCGCTGAAATATCAATGCGCATCCCTTGCATAAGCAAAAACCGCAAAAGACAGACTTCAAGAGATCCTCAAGGCTTGCATTTTTTCCGGTCGAGCATCTTTTGCAGGGTACGAACCAGAAAGAGATGCGTCTCATAGTCGAGATCGTTCGCATCGTAGAGCATGCGCTTCTTGAGGGCGTCGATCTGCTTTTGTAGTTTTTGCCGCGTCTCATCCGTCAGACTCATGCGTTGTGTCCGTTTTCTTCCAACATCATCTGTTGTTGGGCACGACTATTCCAGCCCTCTTCCTGCAGCTTTTCGGGCGCAGGGGAGAGCCTGTCGAGGATTTCCTGAGTCTCCGGATCCATCTCATCAAAATCCGCTTTATTCATTTTGACCAGCCACCTTTATACTTCATATTCTACTCGTGAAACCCTAAGAGGTCAAGCCCAAAGGGCACAGGCTGATTGGCTAGGTTTTTGTAAGGACGCAGGGCCAATCGGATATGAACAGCGGTTGACGGCTTCTGCCTGTCTATGCTACAATCAAAGAACGCAATGGGCGTTTTCTATGTTGCTCTTTTGAGAAGCCTTTTCCAGTTCGGAGCGCGGCGCCTTGGTCTTGCGCAATGGAGTCTCGTGAACCCCGTCAGGTCCGGAAGGAAGCAGCGGTAAGCGAACCGCTTCATGTGCCGCGAGGGCGCCTGGGGGTCGCGCCCCGAAGTGGAAAAGGAGTATTTGCTGCTGTGCGGAGTTTCGGCTTGGTGCGGCAGCTTTTTTCTATGGATTCGTTTGCAGTTTTCTATGCGTTCAAGGAGGGACGATATGGCGTACATCGCGCTCTACCGCCAATGGCGGCCGGGAAGTTTCAAGGATCTCGTGGGGCAGACGGCCGTATCGAGGACGCTTTCCCATGCGATTTCCGCAGGACGCATCGCTCATGCCTATCTCTTTTCCGGCCCGCGCGGCACGGGCAAGACGAGCACGGCGAAGATCCTCGCGAAGTCGCTGAATTGTGAGAAGGGGCCGACGCCCGAGCCTTGCGGCGTCTGCAAAAATTGCACGAAGATCGCCGACGGCACGGCGCTCGACGTCTTTGAGATCGACGCGGCGTCGAACCGCGGCATCGACGAGATGCGGGACTTGCGCGAGAAGGTGAAATTCACGCCCGCCGAAGGGCGCTACAAGGTCTACATCATCGACGAAGTGCACATGCTGACGACGGAGGCATTCAATGCGCTTTTGAAGACGCTCGAAGAGCCGCCGGCACATGTCGTCTTCATCCTCGCGACGACGGAGCCGCACAAGGTGCCGGCAACGATCCAGTCGCGCTGCCAGCGCTTCGACTTTCGGCGCATCACGGTCGAGGAGATCGAAGCGAGGCTCGCCTATGTGGCACAGGAGATGAAGATCCCGTGTGAGAAGGAAGCGCTTCGCCTCATCGCGCGGCAGGCGGACGGCGGCATGAGGGATGCGCTGTCGCTGCTTGACCAGTGCGCGAGCCTGGACGGCGATACATTGACGGCGGCATGCGTCGAGGAGAACCTCGGCCTCATCGGGCATGAGCCGATCTATCGCCTGACGAAGGCGATCGGCGAGCGCGCGAAGGGCGAGGTCTTGGAAACGATCGCAGAGCTTCTCGCGCTCGGCAAAGATCCGATGCAGCTCTTGGCGGAATTGACGATTCATCTGCGCAGTCTCATGATCTACGAGGCGGCGGGCGCTCTTGCAGCGCTCAATCTCGCGGATGACACTGGAGCTGCGCTCGAAGAGCAGAAGGCGCTTTTCACGCAGGCGCAGATCATGGCGATGATCGCGCGTCTGCACGAGGCGATGGCGGAGCTTCGCTGGACGCCGCAGCCGCGCATCACGCTTGAGGTCGCGCTGCTTTCGCTCTGCCGTGAGAATGTGGAAGATGGTGCAGAAGGTGCACCAGCACCAACCCCCGCCGCAGCGCCCGCCCCCGCCGAAGCGGCGCGCGTCGCCCGCCTTGAGGCGGAGCTTGCCGCCCTCAAGGCGCAGCTTTCGGCGCAGCCTGTGAGAGCAGCCGCGCCTGCAGCATCTCCTCTTCCGACCGCGAGAAAACGGGCGGCAAGTCGCACGAACGAAGCGGCTTCTTCCGGCACGCCGGCACGCAATAGCGCACCGCTTGCTTCTTCCGCTCCTGCCGCGCAGGCCGCGCCGAATCCCGAGGGAGAGAAAATCTACGCCGAACTTCTCTCCCGCCTGCAGGAGAAGCAGCGCATCTCCGTGCTCGCGTGCCTCAAGGGTGCCTCTTTCGCCGGAAACGGCACGGGCACGTTTCGCCTGCATTTTTCAAGTCCCCTGCTCGCGCGGCGCACAATGCGCGACGACTACCGAAAGATCATCGAAGAATTGCTCGCCGAGATCGCAGGCACACCGCTTGCAATCTCGTGCGAAGCGCAAGCTGTGCCGCCTGCCGCGCCGCCTCCTGCGCCAAAGAAAAAGCCGCCGTTGGCGGCGCTCGACGAGATCGAGCCGCGAGGGCTTTCGCCGAAACCGTTGGAGATCGACGAGAACGAGCTTTCGCCCGAAGAGCGAAGCCGCTTGAAAAATGCCGTTTCGCTCCTCGGCGGACATCTCGTCGACCTGCCCGAGGAGCAGCGCATCGCCGCTCTCGCCGCGAGCGGCAAGGCAGTAACCAAGTCCGTGACCGAGACGGCAGAAAAAAAGGACGCGCCGCCGCTCGATGATGCGCCGGTGCTTGATGACATTTCGCTGCCCGATGATGCGCCGGTGCCCGATGACGTGCCGCCGCCGGATGATGGCGATGCGCCGCCGCCGGAGGAAAACAGTTGACCTAAGAGCCGCTTTGCGGCTATAATCGAAGGAAAAGCGCAGGCGAAGCGCCTGCTTTTGAAAGGAGAAACGCAATGTTTGGTGGAATGGGAAACATGGGCAATATGCAGGGCATGATGAAGAAGGTACAGAAGCTTCAAAATGACATGAAGAAGATGCAGGAGGAGCTGAAGAAGAAGACCGTCGAGGTGTCGGCGGGCGGCGGCGCCGTCAAGATCGTCATGAACGGCGAGAAGGAAGTGCAGTCGCTTCATATCGATCCCGCCGCCGTCGATCCCGAGGATGTCGAGATGCTGCAGGATCTCCTCTCGGCCGCCTTCAACGAGTCGGTCAAGAAGGTCGACGACATGATGGCGGGCGAGATGGGCAAGCTCACGGGCGGCCTCGGCCTTCCTCCGGGCATGTTCTGAGATGCAGTATATCGCACCGCTGGCAAAACTCATTGAACACTTTCGCGCACTGCCGGGCATTGGCTCCAAGACGGCAGTGCGTCTTGCTTATCATGTCCTCGACATGGATGCAGCGAAGGCGCGGGCGCTCGCTGAGGCGATCGTCGAAGCGCGGGAGAAGATCGGCTTTTGCAGCGTCTGCTGCAACCTCTCAGACCAGGATCCTTGTGCGATCTGCGCATCGGAAAAGCGCGACCGCTCGAAGATCTGCGTCGTCGAGCAGCCGCAGGATGTCGCCGCCGTCGAGCGCATGAAGGACTACAAAGGTCTTTACCATGTGCTGCACGGCTCGCTTTCGCCGCTCTCGGGCGTAGGCCCTGAGAACCTTCGCGTGAAGGAGCTTCTGCATCGGCTGGAAGGAGAGGCGGGCGCTGAGGTGCAGGAGATCATCATGGCGACGAATCCCACGGTCGAGGGCGAGGCTACGGCGATGTACCTCGCGCGGCTTTTGAAGCCCGCAGGACTCAAGGTCACGCGCATCGCGCACGGCCTGCCCATCGGCGGCGATCTCGAATACGCTGACGAAGTCACGCTCGCCAAGGCGCTCGAAAACAGAAAGGAAATCTAATATGCTCGAAATCATCGCGTCGCTCGCCGTCGGCATTCTGCTTCTTTCTATCGCGGCGAAGCTCCTAGACTTGCCCTTGCGTCTTTTGAAGAAATTCATCGTCAACAGCGTTGTCGGCGCGGTGCTGCTCTCCATCGTCAAACTTCTGGGCTTTCATGTGACGATCAACATCTTCACGTCGCTCGCTGCAGGAATCTTCGGCGTCCCCGGTGTGCTCATGGTGCTCGCGTGGAGCTATTTGTAAGAAAAAGTGCATTGGGCAGACGGCGGTGCTGGGTGTATTCGTGTTTTCTAAACATCTTGAAACAATAAAGAAGGCAAGACATTGAACGAAGAAAAAGCAAGGAATGTGGAAACACTCTGGACGGCGGAATTCATCGGCATGAGCGCCACGAACTTTTTTCACCTCATGGCGCAGTATATCCTCATCGTCGGACTGCCCATCTACATCATGAACGAGATGAAGGGCGGCGAGCTGGAAGCGGGGCTTGCCATGACCTTCTTCCAGATCGGCGCCGTCTCCTCGCGCCCGTTTGCCGGCCGACTCATCGACAGCCTGCATAAGGGCAGACTGCTCCTTGGCGCGACGCTCGCCTTCTTCGCCATCATGCTCGCCTTCTGCTTCGCGCATACGGAAGAAGCGATCTACACGCTGCGCCTTCTGCAGGGCATCGAATTTGCGCTCGGCACGACGGCGGCGGCCACCTTGGCGGCGCTCGTCCTGCCCGCGGCGAAGAAGGGAACGGGCATCGGCTACTTCGCGCTCTCGACGAATCTCGCGATGGTCGTCGGGCCTCTTACAGGCCTCCTCATCATACGCTCCTTCGGCATGATGGCACTCTTCGTCTTCCTTGCGGCGAGCGCCCTTTTCACGCTCTGGCTCGCAAACCGCAGGAAGCTCCCCGATGAGATCGTTGTGCCAAAAGAGAAAAAAGGCCGGGGATTCTCCCTCGTCGAGCGGCAGGCGCTTCCTGCAGCTCTCATTGGCGGACTCATGTTCTTCGCTTACGGCGGCGTCCTGACCTTCATCCCGCTCTATGCGCGCACGCTCGGCATGGAAGAGGACGTCAGCGCCTTCTTTGCCATATTCGCGCTCATCATCGTCGTGACGCGCCCCTTCATCGGCCGCATCTTCGATCAGCGCGGCGCCGACTATACGGTTTATCCGGGACTTCTCCTCTTCTTCCTCGGTTTCCTGTGCTTTGCCGCAGCCGAGTCGTCTGCGGCCTTTCTCGCTTCCGCCGCGATTCTGGGCGCGGGCTTCGGCTCTGCAAGCCCCGCCTTGCAGACGCTCGCCGTCGCGAGCGTCGCGCCCGAGCGTGCAGGACTTGCGACGGCGACCTACTTCTGGGCGCTCGACATCAGCGTCGGCCTTGCTGCCGCGACCTTGGGACTCGTCGCCGCCCACTTCGGCTATGCGGCGCTCTACGGCATCCTGTGCCCTGCCGTCCTCGTCCTCGCCGTCATCTTCTACACGATTTGGCGCAGGAGACGATAGGATTTTTTCCTTTTGCGACGAATACAAGGAGTTAGGATATTTCGTCAATATAAAGGAGGCGCGTCATGTTTCACAAAAAGAAATTTTTCATTCTTCTTCTCCTCGTCATCTCTGTCATGGCGAGCGGCTGCTTTCGCATCAGCAGCGATACCGCCATCCACAAGGATGGAAGCGTGGATATAAAAAACACGATGGTCGGCGTGCCTCTTCTTGCAGAGCAGATCCAAGAAGCGCGTGAATCGGCAAAGAAAAATCATCCGAACGCTTCGCTCAAGGACGTTCAGGACGGCAATATGTCCGGGATCGAGGAAACGACGCATTACAAGACGATCGACGAGATGGCGAAGGCCGACGGCAATATGTTCAAGACCGTCGAGGGCAAGGCGAAAGGCGTGCAGCAAAAGAAGGGCTGGCTCTACGACACCTATGCGGTCGATGTGCTCTTTGAAGGAAAGAAGGACACGCAGGCAAATATGGATCAGGATGAGCGCGCCATGATGCAGGCGATGCTCTCTTCCGTGCGTGCCGACGTTTCCCTGTCTCTTCCCTATGCACCTGAGAGTCACAATGCGGACAAGGTAACGGATGGCGGTACGACCTTGGTCTGGGATCTCGCTTCTGCCTTGATGAATGGCGGCGACAAGTCCATACAGGCGACGTTTCGCATCTGGAATATGACGCATATCTATATCACGATCGGCATTGCCGTCGTACTCATCCTTGTTTTCTTGGGCGGCTTGATCGGCGGCTTTCTCTGCCGCAAGGGATCGCCTCTTCAATTCAGCATCTTCGGATTGGGACTCGTCGCTCTTCTCGCGCTTCTGGGCATTGGCGGATTTTCTCTCTATTCCGTCACGAATCTGCCTGCGCTGAAGGAGCAGGACATTATATCTGCAACGGCCGCCAAGTCTTCCATCAATCAACTGCAGGATGCACTCGGCTCTTCCGCGAACGATCA is from Selenomonas sputigena ATCC 35185 and encodes:
- a CDS encoding ATP-binding protein, with protein sequence MKLIERASYMDFLQRNRERPIIKVVSGVRRCGKSTLFSLYQHHLLQDGVTEEQIHVINFENLEFEDLQEYHALYRYVCERLVPGKWNYVFLDEIQHVPQFEKAVDSLFIKEKVDIYITGSNAYFMSSDLATLLSGRYVELRMLPLSFREFCSREMLQERFSLRELYEKYTRESSFPYAMQLDGREKDINEYMQGIYSTILLKDIVARLRIADAKMLESVTKYLFLHVGSLLSPKKIADSMTSAGRKIDAKTVERYLQGLQDGLLVYQADRFNLVGKEVLRINSKYYVVDVAMRFFLIGRKGQDTGHVLENIVYLELLRRGYRVYVGALPSGEVDFVVQNEKGHVYIQVAESTQQPEVLERELKSLRSIKDNYPKYLLTLDEVNATADYDGIKKRNVLRWLLEEE
- the dhaM gene encoding dihydroxyacetone kinase phosphoryl donor subunit DhaM, translating into MFSIVVVSHSEKLAEGVAEVAKMMARDVTIVAAGGMEDGSLGTSYEKIAAAIDKAYTDDGVALFMDMGSAVMTAEMVLESMSDRRLKLIDAPLVEGVVLAAVEASSGTALEDLAGKMQQARDMHKIGI
- the dhaL gene encoding dihydroxyacetone kinase subunit DhaL, yielding MDTKKLLEIMKAISEKIEAEKDVLTELDSAIGDGDHGINMARGAKTVMEKLPSLIGKDSGAIFKGIGMAVVSSVGGASGPLYGTAFMKAGDALKGKMELSAEDFLAAFSASVAGIKMRGKSTIGEKTMLDALCPAERAMREAVEAKKTLKEALEAAAVAAEKGAERTKDLVATKGRASYLGERSLGHRDPGAVSSSFMLRAMADAM
- a CDS encoding D-sedoheptulose-7-phosphate isomerase, with amino-acid sequence MAKETTLATIDHLIERYPVLAPMEEPLKAAVETIVNCYRKGGKLLICGNGGSAADAEHITGELMKGFLLPRRLGEDKRQKLMDACPEDAAYLIENLQEALPALSLVNQIALGTAFANDQAPDLVFAQQVFGLGREGDVLLAISTSGNSQNVLYAAQVARAFGISVISLTGMGGGKLRALTDILLAVPDKETYRIQELHLPIYHALCIAAEEEFFGTNDK
- the dnaX gene encoding DNA polymerase III subunit gamma/tau; translated protein: MAYIALYRQWRPGSFKDLVGQTAVSRTLSHAISAGRIAHAYLFSGPRGTGKTSTAKILAKSLNCEKGPTPEPCGVCKNCTKIADGTALDVFEIDAASNRGIDEMRDLREKVKFTPAEGRYKVYIIDEVHMLTTEAFNALLKTLEEPPAHVVFILATTEPHKVPATIQSRCQRFDFRRITVEEIEARLAYVAQEMKIPCEKEALRLIARQADGGMRDALSLLDQCASLDGDTLTAACVEENLGLIGHEPIYRLTKAIGERAKGEVLETIAELLALGKDPMQLLAELTIHLRSLMIYEAAGALAALNLADDTGAALEEQKALFTQAQIMAMIARLHEAMAELRWTPQPRITLEVALLSLCRENVEDGAEGAPAPTPAAAPAPAEAARVARLEAELAALKAQLSAQPVRAAAPAASPLPTARKRAASRTNEAASSGTPARNSAPLASSAPAAQAAPNPEGEKIYAELLSRLQEKQRISVLACLKGASFAGNGTGTFRLHFSSPLLARRTMRDDYRKIIEELLAEIAGTPLAISCEAQAVPPAAPPPAPKKKPPLAALDEIEPRGLSPKPLEIDENELSPEERSRLKNAVSLLGGHLVDLPEEQRIAALAASGKAVTKSVTETAEKKDAPPLDDAPVLDDISLPDDAPVPDDVPPPDDGDAPPPEENS
- a CDS encoding YbaB/EbfC family nucleoid-associated protein, with amino-acid sequence MFGGMGNMGNMQGMMKKVQKLQNDMKKMQEELKKKTVEVSAGGGAVKIVMNGEKEVQSLHIDPAAVDPEDVEMLQDLLSAAFNESVKKVDDMMAGEMGKLTGGLGLPPGMF
- the recR gene encoding recombination mediator RecR, whose protein sequence is MQYIAPLAKLIEHFRALPGIGSKTAVRLAYHVLDMDAAKARALAEAIVEAREKIGFCSVCCNLSDQDPCAICASEKRDRSKICVVEQPQDVAAVERMKDYKGLYHVLHGSLSPLSGVGPENLRVKELLHRLEGEAGAEVQEIIMATNPTVEGEATAMYLARLLKPAGLKVTRIAHGLPIGGDLEYADEVTLAKALENRKEI
- a CDS encoding pro-sigmaK processing inhibitor BofA family protein, which produces MLEIIASLAVGILLLSIAAKLLDLPLRLLKKFIVNSVVGAVLLSIVKLLGFHVTINIFTSLAAGIFGVPGVLMVLAWSYL
- a CDS encoding MFS transporter codes for the protein MNEEKARNVETLWTAEFIGMSATNFFHLMAQYILIVGLPIYIMNEMKGGELEAGLAMTFFQIGAVSSRPFAGRLIDSLHKGRLLLGATLAFFAIMLAFCFAHTEEAIYTLRLLQGIEFALGTTAAATLAALVLPAAKKGTGIGYFALSTNLAMVVGPLTGLLIIRSFGMMALFVFLAASALFTLWLANRRKLPDEIVVPKEKKGRGFSLVERQALPAALIGGLMFFAYGGVLTFIPLYARTLGMEEDVSAFFAIFALIIVVTRPFIGRIFDQRGADYTVYPGLLLFFLGFLCFAAAESSAAFLASAAILGAGFGSASPALQTLAVASVAPERAGLATATYFWALDISVGLAAATLGLVAAHFGYAALYGILCPAVLVLAVIFYTIWRRRR